The following coding sequences are from one Gossypium raimondii isolate GPD5lz chromosome 4, ASM2569854v1, whole genome shotgun sequence window:
- the LOC105780414 gene encoding flavonol synthase/flavanone 3-hydroxylase, whose protein sequence is MEVERVQAIVSSSLTEDNIPTEFIRPEDEQPAITTFHGPIPDIPVIDFSDPDQDNIIRLIANASRDWGIFQVVNHGIPFDLIQTLQLIGKQFFNLPQEEKEVYAKPPRAHTIEGYGSKVGEDVNGKKNWSDYLFHRIWPASCINHQFWPKNPPSYRAVNEEYAQEVRKVVDKLFKWLSIGLGLEADVLKEGAGGEEIEYLMKINYYPPCPRPDLTLGVASHTDLSAMTVLVPNEVPGLQVFKDDHWIDAKYIPGALIVHIGDQIEILSNGKYKSVLHRTTVDKKKTRMSWPVFLEPPGEFVVGSLPQLVDPQNPPKYKPKKFKDYSYCKLNKLPQ, encoded by the exons ATGGAGGTGGAGCGAGTCCAAGCCATTGTTTCATCATCTCTAACTGAAGACAATATCCCAACAGAGTTTATTCGACCCGAGGATGAACAACCTGCAATTACAACATTTCATGGTCCCATCCCTGATATCCCTGTAATCGATTTCAGCGACCCTGATCAGGATAATATCATCCGTTTGATTGCCAATGCTAGCAGAGATTGGGGGATATTCCAGGTTGTGAACCATGGGATACCCTTTGATCTAATCCAAACACTGCAACTAATTGGAAAGCAGTTCTTCAATCTACCACAAGAAGAGAAAGAGGTGTATGCTAAGCCTCCTAGGGCACACACCATTGAAGGGTATGGAAGCAAGGTTGGGGAAGATGTTAATGGAAAGAAGAACTGGTCTGATTACCTTTTCCACAGGATATGGCCTGCTTCATGTATTAACCACCAGTTCTGGCCCAAAAATCCTCCTTCTTACAG AGCGGTGAACGAAGAGTATGCGCAAGAGGTGAGAAAGGTGGTGGATAAGCTGTTTAAATGGCTATCAATAGGGCTTGGGCTTGAAGCAGATGTCCTGAAAGAAGGAGCAGGAGGAGAGGAGATTGAGTATCTGATGAAGATAAACTATTATCCGCCATGTCCACGTCCTGATCTTACTCTTGGGGTTGCTTCCCACACTGATCTTTCTGCCATGACTGTGTTGGTGCCCAACGAGGTCCCTGGATTGCAGGTATTCAAGGATGACCATTGGATTGACGCCAAGTACATCCCTGGCGCCCTCATTGTTCACATTGGCGACCAAATTGAG ATACTAAGCAATGGAAAGTACAAGTCAGTGTTGCATCGGACAACAGTAGATAAGAAGAAAACAAGGATGTCATGGCCTGTATTCTTGGAGCCTCCAGGGGAATTTGTGGTTGGGTCACTTCCTCAGCTTGTTGATCCTCAAAATCCCCCTAAATATAAGCCCAAGAAATTCAAGGACTATAGTTATTGTAAACTTAACAAATTACCCCAGTAA